The Pseudomonas rhizosphaerae genomic sequence CAGCATGTAGTAGGTGACGTTGGTCACCGCCACGATGCCGATGCAGGTCAGCAGGCTACGCCAGTGCTTGGTCGCCACCTCTTTGAACGAGACCTTGGGGCCACCGGCCAGACCTTCGCGGTCACCTTGTTCGAGTTTTTCGACGTGTTGCTGGAACGCCGGGGTTTCTTCCAGCGCGTGACGCAGGTACAGGCCGATCATGCCCAGCGGCAAGGCCAGGAAGAACGGCACGCGCCAGCCCCAGTCGAGGAATTTCTCTTCGCCGATCACGGCGGAGATGCCGACCACCACACCTGCGCCGAGCACGAAACCGGCGATCGAACCGAAGTCCAGCCAGCTGCCGAGGAAGCCGCGCTTGCGGTCCGGGGCGTACTCGGCGACGAAGATCGAAGCGCCGGTGTATTCACCGCCCACCGAAAAGCCCTGCGCCATCTTCGCCAGCAGCAAGAGGATCGGTGCCCAGATTCCGATGGAGTCGTAGGACGGAATCAAGCCGATCGCGAAAGTGCTCAGCGACATGATCACGATGGTGGCGGCGAGGACTTTCTGCCGGCCGTATTTGTCGCCCAGTGCGCCGAAGAACAGGCCACCCAGGGGGCGAATCAGGAAAGGCACGGAGAAGGTAGCCAGGGCCGCGATCATCTGCACGCTAGGGTCAGCGCCTGGGAAGAACACCTTGCCCAGGGCGTAGGCCACGAAGCCGTAGACACCGAAGTCGAACCATTCCATGGCGTTGCCAAGCGCCGCGGCGGTGATCGCCTTGCGCATCTTGACGTCATCGACGATGGTGATGTCGTTCAACCCGATCGGGTTGCCTTTTTTTCTGCGAGATTTCATGGGTGTTTCTCTTGTGTCAAAGCGGCTTGTCCCCA encodes the following:
- the proP gene encoding glycine betaine/L-proline transporter ProP, with amino-acid sequence MKSRRKKGNPIGLNDITIVDDVKMRKAITAAALGNAMEWFDFGVYGFVAYALGKVFFPGADPSVQMIAALATFSVPFLIRPLGGLFFGALGDKYGRQKVLAATIVIMSLSTFAIGLIPSYDSIGIWAPILLLLAKMAQGFSVGGEYTGASIFVAEYAPDRKRGFLGSWLDFGSIAGFVLGAGVVVGISAVIGEEKFLDWGWRVPFFLALPLGMIGLYLRHALEETPAFQQHVEKLEQGDREGLAGGPKVSFKEVATKHWRSLLTCIGIVAVTNVTYYMLLTYMPSYLSHNLHYSESHGVLIIIAIMVGMLFAQPAIGYASDKFGRKPFILFGSIGLFFLAIPAFMLINSGQIGLIFAGLLMLAVVLNFFIGVMASTLPAMFPTHIRYSALASAFNVSVLIAGLTPTAVAWLVESTDDLYMPAYYLMVFAVVGFVTAVTMKETANKPLRGAAPAASDIEEARELLVEHHDNIEHKIEDIDTQIAELEAKRKSLVEQHPRIN